A part of Vigna radiata var. radiata cultivar VC1973A chromosome 11, Vradiata_ver6, whole genome shotgun sequence genomic DNA contains:
- the LOC106777184 gene encoding uncharacterized protein LOC106777184 has protein sequence MQRQSLGSPSPKLPKLETLLSDEDDAPKPHRLSSPPPSPHKFVHFIPVLTLLCFFILYLFSHAPSPSDLNHFSRFNRSPSHHLDLPDKIGGDIGRYMDVKRSDVLAIRTLQQIPKSRSHRKLADY, from the exons ATGCAGAGACAATCCCTGGGTTCACCATCACCCAAACTCCCCAAACTAGAGACGCTCCTCTCCGACGAAGACGATGCTCCCAAACCTCACCGTCTCTCCTCGCCTCCTCCATCACCGCACAAGTTCGTTCACTTCATTCCTGTCCTCACTCTCCTTTGCTTCTTCATCCTCTACCTCTTCTCCCACGCTCCCTCTCCATCAG ACTTGAATCATTTCTCCAGATTCAACCGCTCGCCGTCGCATCATCTAG ATTTGCCGGACAAGATCGGCGGCGACATTGGACGTTACATGGATGTAAAACGAAGCGACGTTTTGGCGATCCGAACTTTGCAGCAGATTCCGAAATCACGCTCTCACAGAAAACTCGCCGATTATTAA
- the LOC106777563 gene encoding putative transferase At4g12130, mitochondrial: protein MNRIALPKSLAHRCRGIHLTTWKRFGNHCESQVQGVGPLGSLLKSRSVIRFGGPDNLKFLQGLLTNDVRRLGDPIGDKIENLPTPNVPAMSVPPIYAALLTPQGRFLYDLFLYKPPMRDTKLDNTGTAPESNSDRPFHLFADVDASVLDELLQTFNKYRLRSKVDIDDVSSGFSCWQRYGAGLSEKSSQVEEPEATSVGWGAGVDSTAMSSLHGSDSGWQWFKDPRLTSLGFRGIFPSNITPPLIVVDKETDEKNFLMWRIEKGVAEGSTEIPKGDAVPLEYNLAGLNAISFGKGCYVGQELIARTHHRGVIRKRIVPLRFLDNDGKELVSKVIPGSEVINTTSGKKAGTVTTVLGCRGLGLLRLEEALKRSSALSIQGQEDVKVVASRPDWWPSEWLQDHEQHAAFA from the exons ATGAATCGCATAGCATTGCCCAAATCCCTTGCCCACCGTTGCAGAGGCATTCACCTCACAACTTGGAAGCGGTTCGGTAATCATTGCGAAAGCCAGGTCCAAGGTGTCGGGCCCTTGGGCTCTCTTCTCAAGTCCCGTTCCGTTATACGGTTCGGCGGGCCTGACAACCTCAAGTTCCTACAGGGCCTCCTTACCAACGATGTCCGGAGGTTGGGTGACCCCATTGGTGACAAAATTGAAAACTTGCCCACGCCGAACGTGCCTGCTATGTCGGTTCCTCCTATTTATGCTGCCTTATTGACCCCTCAAGGGAGATTCCTCTACGACCTCTTTCTCTATAAGCCTCCCATGAGGGACACAAAGCTCGATAACACCGGCACTGCTCCTGAGTCCAACTCCGATAGGCCCTTTCATTTGTTTGCTGACGTGGATGCTTCTGTGTTGGATGAATTGTTGCAAACCTTCAACAA ATACCGGTTGAGGTCAAAGGTTGACATTGATGATGTTTCAAGCGGTTTCTCATGCTGGCAGCGTTATGGTGCTGGCCTTTCCGAGAAGTCTTCACAAGTAGAAGAACCAGAAGCAACCTCTGTTGGCTGGGGTGCTGGTGTGGATAGTACTGCAATGTCATCTTTGCATGGGAGTGATAGTGGGTGGCAATGGTTCAAGGATCCCAGATTGACCTCTCTTGGTTTTAGAGGGATCTTTCCATCGAATATAACTC CCCCTCTCATTGTGGTTGACAAAGAGACTGATGAAAAGAATTTCCTTATGTGGAGAATAGAGAAGGGTGTGGCTGAAGGATCAACCGAGATTCCAAAAG GTGATGCGGTACCACTGGAGTATAATCTTGCAGGCCTTAATGCAATTAGCTTTGGTAAAGGTTGCTATGTTGGCCAAGAACTCATTGCTCGTACACATCACAGAGGGGTGATTCGGAAGCGAATAGTTCCTCTAAGGTTTCTAGACAACGATGGGAAAG AGTTAGTAAGCAAAGTCATTCCAGGCTCAGAAGTAATAAACACAACATCCGGCAAAAAAGCCGGGACAGTGACTACTGTCCTAGGATGTCGTGGTCTGGGGCTCTTGCGGTTAGAGGAAGCTTTAAAGAGGTCCAGTGCCTTGTCCATTCAGGGACAAGAGGATGTGAAGGTTGTCGCTAGTAGACCAGATTGGTGGCCTTCTGAATGGCTTCAAGATCATGAACAGCACGCTGCTTTTGCCTAG
- the LOC106777565 gene encoding binding partner of ACD11 1 isoform X1: MSIKTVKVVNVSLGATEQDIKEFFSFSGNIEYIELRSHDERSQIAYITFKEPHGAETAVLLSGATIVDMSVTITLDPDYQLPPAAFKSSVSPEKXSETPGGAEVALQKAEDVVSGMLAKGFILGKDAVNQAKAFDEKHQLSSTASAKVASFDQKIGLSEKISAGATVVGDRIRDVDQKFQVSEKTKSAFAAAEQTVSNAGSAIMKNRYVLTGASWVTGAFSKVSKAAGEVGQKTREKVESEEQKRSVEDQHAQVISEAPKTAEASEQKPSKPAPAQGLIL, from the exons ATAAAAACGGTCAAAGTCGTTAATGTTTCCTTGGGAGCAACTGAACAGGACATTAAGgagttcttttcattttctggtAACATTGAATATATTGAACTACGCAG CCATGATGAACGATCTCAAATTGCTTATATTACCTTCAAGGAACCGCATGGAGCTGAGACTGCTGTACTGCTTTCG GGAGCAACTATAGTGGATATGTCAGTTACAATAACTCTGGATCCAGATTACCAGCTTCCACCGGCTGCCTTCAAATCATCTGTGAGTCCT GAAAAGNACAGTGAAACTCCTGGTGGTGCTGAAGTTGCTTTACAGAAGGCAGAGGATGTGGTATCTGGCATGCTAGCCAAGGGCTTTATCTTAGGGAAAGATGCTGTCAACCAAGCAAAAGCTTTTGACGAGAAGCACCAGTTATCATCCACAGCCTCAGCAAAAGTTGCATCGTTTGATCAGAAAATTGGGCTTAGTGAGAAAATAAGTGCTGGTGCTACAGTTGTGGGTGATAGAATTCGAGATGTGGATCAAAAGTTTCAGGTTTCAGAAAAGACCAAATCAGCTTTTGCAGCTGCAGAACAGACAGTGAGCAATGCTGGTTCTGCCATAATGAAGAATCGCTATGTGCTTACTGGGGCATCCTGGGTAACAGGTGCTTTTAGTAAGGTTTCTAAGGCCGCTGGGGAAGTAGGACAGAAGACtagagagaaggtggagagTGAAGAACAGAAACGAAGTGTGGAAGATCAGCATGCACAGGTAATTTCTGAGGCACCCAAAACAGCAGAAGCAAGTGAGCAGAAGCCTTCTAAACCTGCTCCTGCTCAGGGTTTGATCCTTTGA
- the LOC106777565 gene encoding binding partner of ACD11 1 isoform X2 translates to MSIKTVKVVNVSLGATEQDIKEFFSFSGNIEYIELRSHDERSQIAYITFKEPHGAETAVLLSGATIVDMSVTITLDPDYQLPPAAFKSSEKXSETPGGAEVALQKAEDVVSGMLAKGFILGKDAVNQAKAFDEKHQLSSTASAKVASFDQKIGLSEKISAGATVVGDRIRDVDQKFQVSEKTKSAFAAAEQTVSNAGSAIMKNRYVLTGASWVTGAFSKVSKAAGEVGQKTREKVESEEQKRSVEDQHAQVISEAPKTAEASEQKPSKPAPAQGLIL, encoded by the exons ATAAAAACGGTCAAAGTCGTTAATGTTTCCTTGGGAGCAACTGAACAGGACATTAAGgagttcttttcattttctggtAACATTGAATATATTGAACTACGCAG CCATGATGAACGATCTCAAATTGCTTATATTACCTTCAAGGAACCGCATGGAGCTGAGACTGCTGTACTGCTTTCG GGAGCAACTATAGTGGATATGTCAGTTACAATAACTCTGGATCCAGATTACCAGCTTCCACCGGCTGCCTTCAAATCATCT GAAAAGNACAGTGAAACTCCTGGTGGTGCTGAAGTTGCTTTACAGAAGGCAGAGGATGTGGTATCTGGCATGCTAGCCAAGGGCTTTATCTTAGGGAAAGATGCTGTCAACCAAGCAAAAGCTTTTGACGAGAAGCACCAGTTATCATCCACAGCCTCAGCAAAAGTTGCATCGTTTGATCAGAAAATTGGGCTTAGTGAGAAAATAAGTGCTGGTGCTACAGTTGTGGGTGATAGAATTCGAGATGTGGATCAAAAGTTTCAGGTTTCAGAAAAGACCAAATCAGCTTTTGCAGCTGCAGAACAGACAGTGAGCAATGCTGGTTCTGCCATAATGAAGAATCGCTATGTGCTTACTGGGGCATCCTGGGTAACAGGTGCTTTTAGTAAGGTTTCTAAGGCCGCTGGGGAAGTAGGACAGAAGACtagagagaaggtggagagTGAAGAACAGAAACGAAGTGTGGAAGATCAGCATGCACAGGTAATTTCTGAGGCACCCAAAACAGCAGAAGCAAGTGAGCAGAAGCCTTCTAAACCTGCTCCTGCTCAGGGTTTGATCCTTTGA